From a region of the Chlamydomonas reinhardtii strain CC-503 cw92 mt+ chromosome 12, whole genome shotgun sequence genome:
- a CDS encoding hydrolase, alpha/beta fold family protein, with the protein MLLQRKVGAFQKGANSRGRLSRVVVRAKAQPVTEKEVRPGVYEGYWTWKGHQIRYQRSGDQGTPLLLVHGFGGNADHWRKNTPELAKSGHRAFAIDLLGYGYSDKPDPKAAPPNSIYNFENFGDQLVDFIKERIGSEPTFVICNSVGGLAGLQASIVAPELVKGVQCIDISLRGLHVKRQPAWQRPFVAAFQRFLRETDAGKAFFGNVATERTVGNILRQAYGRKEAVTPELVQAILAPGLRPGAVDVFLDFISYSGGPLPEELMAATTRPVSILWGEADPWENVHEGRRLFAPLPSVVEFVSLPGVGHCPQDEAPELVNPLIERFVAAYSAGGGGAAALAQVQASTARA; encoded by the exons ATGTTGCTACAACGCAAGGTCGGCGCCTTTCAAAAAGGAGCGAACAGCCGAGGTCGATTGAGTCGTGTGGTGGTGCGTGCGAAGGCCCAGCCCGTGACGGAGAAGGAGGTCCGACCTGGAGTTTATGAGGG GTACTGGACATGGAAGGGCCACCAAATCCGTTACCAGCGCAG CGGCGATCAGGGAACGCCATTACTGCTGGTGCACGGCTTCGGCGGCAACGCCGATCACTGGCGTAAGAACACGCCAGAGCTGGCCAAGAGCGGCCACCGTGCCTTCGCCATCGATTTGCTCGGCTACGGCTACTCTGACAAGCCGGACCCCaaagccgcgccgcccaacaGCATTTACAACTTTGAGAACTTTGGCGACCAGCTTGTTGACTTTATCAAGGAGCGCATTGGCTCCGAGCCCACCTTCGTCATCTGCAACTCAGTGGGTG GCCTGGCGGGCCTGCAGGCCTCCATCGtggcgccggagctggtgaAGGGCGTGCAGTGCATTG ACATCTCGCTCCGCGGGCTGCACGTGAAGCGGCAGCCGGCTTGGCAGCGGCCCTTCGTGGCGGCCTTCCAGCGCTTCCTGCGCGAGACGGACGCGGGCAAGGCCTTCTTCGGCAACGTGGCCACCGAGCGG ACCGTGGGCAACATCCTGCGCCAGGCCTACGGGCGCAAGGAGGCCGTGACGCCCGAGCTGGTGCAGGCCATtctggcgccggggctgcggccgggtgcCGTGGACGTCTTCCTGGACTTCATCTCCTACTCCGGCGGCCCGC tgcCTGAGGAGCTCATGGCTGCCACAACCCGCCCCGTCAGCATCCTGTGGGGCGAGGCCGACCCCTGGGAGAACGTGCAtgagggccgccgcctgttcgcgccgctgccctccgtcGTGGAGTTCGTGTCGCTACCCGGGGTGGGGCACTGCCCGCAG GACGaggcgccggagctggtgaACCCGCTCATTGAGCGCTTCGTGGCGGCGTAcagcgcggggggcggcggcgcggcggcgctggcgcaggtgcaggccagCACGGCAAGGGCGTGA